One stretch of Lacrimispora sphenoides DNA includes these proteins:
- a CDS encoding AzlC family ABC transporter permease: protein MSKKKKLAALCYAFPRTMPVMAGYLVLGAAYGILMNVNGYGIWWALLISVFVYAGSLQYLGITFFVAAVNPWYAFFMSLMLNARHLFYGLSMLDKYKDAGKLKPYLIFSLTDETFSVLCNEEPPEGLPKYWVYFFISILDQLYWVTGAVIGALAGTMITFSTAGMDFALTALFVVIFIDQWKSGKGHQAACVGVCSSALCVAVFGQSVFIVPAMILILIIITAGYFMEKKKEEQP, encoded by the coding sequence ATGAGTAAAAAGAAAAAGCTTGCTGCTCTTTGTTATGCATTTCCCAGAACAATGCCGGTGATGGCCGGTTATCTGGTTTTAGGAGCAGCGTACGGGATACTTATGAATGTAAACGGGTATGGGATCTGGTGGGCCCTGCTCATCAGTGTATTTGTCTATGCCGGAAGCCTGCAGTACCTTGGAATCACATTTTTTGTGGCGGCAGTGAATCCATGGTACGCCTTTTTTATGTCCTTGATGCTCAATGCGAGACATTTATTTTACGGGCTTTCCATGCTGGACAAATATAAGGATGCAGGGAAGTTAAAGCCATATCTGATATTTTCACTGACGGATGAAACATTTTCCGTTCTGTGTAATGAGGAGCCGCCTGAGGGACTTCCAAAATACTGGGTGTATTTTTTTATATCGATTCTGGATCAGCTTTACTGGGTGACAGGAGCTGTAATCGGTGCATTAGCCGGAACCATGATAACTTTTAGCACGGCTGGAATGGACTTTGCGCTGACGGCTCTTTTTGTGGTGATCTTTATCGACCAGTGGAAATCAGGAAAAGGACACCAGGCCGCATGTGTGGGCGTGTGTTCCTCTGCCCTTTGCGTGGCAGTCTTTGGCCAGAGTGTTTTCATTGTTCCGGCCATGATCCTCATTCTGATCATTATTACAGCAGGTTATTTCATGGAAAAGAAAAAGGAGGAACAGCCTTGA
- a CDS encoding SDR family oxidoreductase → MALTFGTDLSGKVAVVTGAGGVLCGMFAKTLAEAGAKVAVLDLNESAAEGIAASINEAGYKAKAYKANVLERASLEEVHAKVLAELGPCDILINGAGGNNARANTDKEYFEMGDIEADTKTFFDLDQSGVEFVFNLNFLGTLLPCQIFAKDMIGREGCSILNISSMNAFTPLTKIPAYSGAKAAISNFTQWLAVHFSKVGIRVNAIAPGFFVTAQNEKLLFNEDGSPTPRTNKILSATPMGRFGEAEELNGALLFLLNHAAAGFITGVVLPIDGGFSAYSGV, encoded by the coding sequence ATGGCTTTAACATTTGGTACAGATTTAAGCGGTAAGGTAGCAGTTGTAACAGGAGCAGGCGGAGTATTATGCGGAATGTTCGCAAAGACTCTTGCAGAAGCAGGCGCAAAGGTTGCAGTTCTGGATTTAAACGAAAGTGCTGCAGAGGGAATTGCAGCTTCTATTAATGAAGCAGGCTATAAGGCAAAGGCTTACAAAGCAAACGTTCTGGAACGGGCAAGCCTTGAGGAAGTTCATGCAAAGGTTTTGGCAGAGCTTGGTCCCTGCGACATCCTGATTAACGGCGCAGGCGGTAATAATGCAAGAGCCAATACGGACAAGGAATATTTTGAGATGGGTGACATTGAGGCGGATACAAAAACCTTCTTTGATTTAGACCAGTCAGGCGTTGAATTCGTTTTTAACTTAAACTTCCTTGGAACTCTGCTTCCATGCCAGATTTTTGCTAAGGATATGATTGGCAGGGAAGGCTGCAGTATTTTGAATATTTCCTCCATGAATGCCTTTACTCCACTTACGAAGATTCCGGCATACAGCGGTGCAAAAGCTGCGATCAGCAACTTTACCCAGTGGCTTGCCGTTCATTTTTCCAAGGTCGGTATCCGTGTGAATGCAATTGCACCAGGCTTTTTCGTTACAGCGCAGAATGAGAAGCTCCTGTTTAACGAAGATGGTTCTCCCACACCAAGAACCAACAAGATTCTGTCTGCAACTCCCATGGGACGTTTTGGAGAAGCAGAGGAATTAAATGGCGCTTTGTTATTCCTTTTGAATCATGCAGCAGCAGGTTTCATCACCGGCGTGGTTCTGCCTATTGACGGCGGATTCTCAGCTTATTCCGGCGTATAA
- a CDS encoding helix-turn-helix transcriptional regulator has product MRKELSTGFNERQYMNSGEFEVFFYKDLDLNHVVDHSHSYYEVYFFLNGDVTYDVEGKPYSLQYGDYLLIPPEVKHHPIFHSTGNTYQRIVLWISRSYFETMCSWSQDFSYSFSYVSENKHYHFRTDFVTFQNIQGRLLDLLEEIHGNKAFHKMNSELQIHSFMLLLNRITYDMLHQVPAAYENVLYLNLCDYINNHLGENLSLDHLASFFYASKYHISHVFKDNMGISLHQYILKKRLQASKNGILSGIPFGELYHQYGFSDYTSFYRAFKKEFGLSPKEFREQAVLPKGY; this is encoded by the coding sequence ATGAGAAAAGAATTGTCCACCGGCTTTAATGAGCGGCAGTATATGAATTCAGGGGAATTTGAAGTATTTTTTTATAAGGATCTGGACTTGAATCATGTAGTGGACCACAGCCATTCCTATTATGAAGTGTATTTTTTCTTAAACGGAGATGTAACTTATGATGTGGAAGGGAAACCGTATTCTTTGCAGTATGGGGATTACTTACTCATTCCTCCTGAGGTAAAGCATCACCCCATATTCCATTCCACCGGAAATACCTATCAGCGGATTGTTCTTTGGATCAGCCGGAGCTATTTTGAGACCATGTGTTCCTGGTCACAGGACTTTTCATATAGTTTTAGTTATGTATCAGAGAATAAGCATTACCATTTCCGCACGGATTTTGTCACATTTCAGAATATTCAAGGTCGTCTCCTGGACCTTTTGGAAGAAATCCATGGAAATAAGGCATTCCATAAGATGAATTCAGAGCTGCAGATCCATTCCTTTATGCTCCTGTTGAACCGGATCACTTATGATATGCTCCATCAGGTACCTGCTGCCTATGAAAACGTACTTTATCTGAACCTCTGTGATTATATTAACAACCACTTGGGAGAAAATCTGTCCCTGGACCATCTGGCATCCTTCTTTTATGCCAGCAAATATCACATTTCCCATGTATTTAAGGATAACATGGGGATTTCCCTTCACCAGTACATCCTGAAAAAACGGCTGCAGGCGAGTAAAAACGGAATCCTCTCCGGCATCCCTTTTGGAGAGCTGTACCATCAATACGGCTTTTCGGATTATACCAGCTTTTACAGGGCCTTTAAAAAAGAATTCGGCCTTTCCCCCAAAGAATTCCGGGAGCAGGCCGTTTTGCCAAAAGGGTATTAA
- a CDS encoding methyl-accepting chemotaxis protein, whose protein sequence is MKVQFLRKWRSRDLSSKGLSWLKKKGAGKYQLSTRIALIAGIMLVVVFTGLIGVTSRMTKNAMKQSAFRELKTLASENGKVIQQTLDEARQVSDNITYYLENSAANRKVLQGLRIKSGPSAEPLYKSQVFDNMTLDSYGMRMEDYMMTTIKSSVLYSEDIVGIGILFEQYAMSSAARSYGLYAGKDGTVKDCGLYEDYSSADYFVKVMEEKTQVITLPYKSNGMMIITMAVPVIVNDRVLCVVSIDVDLDRFSQMKTAGSSYPSMQTFILNETGTIISESTGSGLVGTSVSDFVNSGTCREKINTEITSGSDFYTVDPGKKGDTYYFFEPIQLNGSSWYSVTAVEAGDMNREADRMSSMMIVISITAMIVILFIIAFIIRRQLKPIHKIVAAAGQIAEGDLSVIIDVESNDEIGLVAASFERMTVNLKEVIDRISFTLNEVANNHLDLNVELGLKGDFSQLEKAVKQIVMNLNSVMNEVNQAAAQVAVSSGQVASGSQLLANGAEEQERTVEMLSGSISQVAEKVRRLAEKAGEVSLQVQMTGTEVVNCDMSMQNLSNAMNEIHVSSGEIGKIIKVIEDIAFQTNILALNAAIEAARAGESGRGFAVVAGEVRNLAAKSSEAAKNTTALIRDSINAVEKGNEILDETVQSMMKVLEDSALAVDSVDTISTIASQEARAVEDVTKELGRISSVVQNNAAAAEESAASSEELSQQAQLLRELVKNFRLREE, encoded by the coding sequence CGCCATGAAACAGTCCGCTTTCAGAGAGTTAAAGACTCTGGCATCTGAGAACGGAAAGGTGATCCAGCAGACGCTTGATGAGGCAAGGCAGGTATCAGACAATATTACGTACTATCTTGAGAATTCAGCGGCTAACCGAAAGGTTCTCCAGGGGCTGAGGATTAAGTCAGGCCCTTCAGCTGAACCGCTGTATAAAAGCCAGGTATTTGATAATATGACCCTGGACAGCTATGGTATGAGAATGGAGGATTATATGATGACGACCATCAAGTCCTCAGTTCTCTACTCCGAAGATATCGTAGGAATCGGTATTCTGTTTGAGCAGTATGCCATGAGTTCTGCAGCCAGAAGCTATGGCCTGTATGCAGGCAAGGATGGGACGGTTAAGGACTGCGGGCTGTACGAGGATTATTCTTCCGCGGATTATTTTGTAAAGGTGATGGAAGAAAAGACTCAGGTCATTACACTGCCATATAAATCGAATGGAATGATGATCATTACCATGGCGGTGCCTGTAATCGTTAACGACAGGGTGCTGTGCGTGGTTTCCATTGATGTGGATCTGGACCGCTTCAGCCAGATGAAAACGGCAGGTTCCTCCTACCCAAGCATGCAAACCTTCATTTTAAATGAAACAGGAACCATCATTTCAGAAAGTACAGGCAGCGGTCTCGTTGGAACCAGTGTTTCTGATTTCGTGAACAGCGGGACGTGCAGAGAGAAGATAAATACGGAAATTACCTCTGGCTCCGACTTTTATACCGTAGATCCAGGCAAAAAAGGAGATACCTATTATTTCTTTGAACCAATTCAGTTAAATGGTTCCAGCTGGTACTCCGTCACAGCGGTGGAAGCGGGGGATATGAACCGGGAAGCAGACCGGATGTCTTCCATGATGATCGTTATTTCCATCACAGCCATGATCGTTATTCTCTTTATCATTGCATTTATTATAAGAAGGCAGTTAAAACCGATCCATAAGATCGTTGCGGCTGCCGGGCAGATCGCGGAAGGGGATTTAAGTGTCATTATTGATGTGGAATCCAACGATGAGATCGGCCTTGTTGCAGCTTCCTTTGAACGAATGACAGTGAACTTAAAAGAGGTAATAGACCGAATCTCCTTTACGTTAAATGAAGTTGCAAACAACCATTTGGACTTAAACGTGGAACTGGGTCTTAAGGGAGACTTTTCCCAGCTTGAAAAGGCGGTAAAGCAGATCGTCATGAATTTAAATTCGGTTATGAATGAAGTTAATCAGGCAGCTGCCCAGGTAGCGGTAAGCTCCGGACAGGTTGCAAGCGGTTCCCAGCTTTTAGCAAACGGTGCGGAGGAGCAGGAAAGAACCGTTGAAATGCTATCCGGCTCCATCAGCCAGGTTGCAGAAAAAGTCAGACGTCTGGCAGAAAAAGCCGGAGAAGTTTCCTTACAGGTTCAGATGACCGGTACAGAGGTGGTAAACTGCGATATGTCCATGCAGAATCTTTCCAATGCCATGAATGAAATTCATGTCTCTTCCGGTGAGATCGGAAAGATTATCAAGGTGATTGAAGATATTGCATTCCAGACCAATATCCTGGCATTAAATGCTGCAATAGAGGCCGCAAGGGCAGGAGAGTCTGGAAGAGGATTCGCAGTGGTTGCCGGTGAGGTACGGAATCTTGCTGCAAAAAGCTCTGAAGCAGCAAAGAATACCACGGCATTAATCAGGGATTCCATAAATGCTGTGGAAAAGGGCAATGAGATATTGGATGAAACCGTTCAGTCCATGATGAAGGTGTTGGAGGATTCCGCTCTGGCAGTGGATTCCGTGGATACCATTTCAACCATAGCCTCCCAGGAAGCAAGAGCAGTGGAAGATGTGACCAAGGAGCTTGGAAGGATCTCCTCTGTAGTTCAGAACAATGCAGCGGCAGCGGAAGAAAGTGCGGCTTCCAGTGAGGAACTATCCCAGCAGGCGCAGCTTTTGCGTGAACTGGTAAAGAACTTCCGCTTAAGAGAAGAATAA
- a CDS encoding methyl-accepting chemotaxis protein, giving the protein MKTSGDKKRNLKALLGTKKVKPEKNGSKSTFLKSLKMKMLAFIIAIILGLAVTNMVISITVSYKGITDVVKNDLESTGKLVNSLVVQNLNQMKLSIEASSQGGSLKSINSRVVTEYLSNQCKLYGYKELEVISMDGTVTRSASGQNIGEKYEVTGYLEKALNGETTISTTEYDNNNELVIRVAAPYEYGVLLGTYNGSVLSDLISDLRIGESGNAFIIDNTGTMIANISPDLVNNRQNFIELSKSDKSYVSVGRMFQTMLGGKSGTGNYEYNGDNRFCYYSPVTGSDGWALGVAASVKETTVSIYLVVFAMGVFAIVSIVIGCFLAFWFAGSIAGPVSAIAARMKLFTEGDLSSEVPVVKRRDEIGQLADEITSSVHSVKSYITEIAAVLENIASGDFSRSVGMEFQGDFKVIQQSIDIAEDLLSKTMDTISISSDEVAKGSSQVSQGAQNLSQGAVEQAASVEELSSSVNEISSSLMSTAKAVEDVNKQAGRVGEAMESGNAQMHEMMQSMDQINKKSKEIEKVNKLIEDIAFQTNILALNAAVEAARAGEAGKGFAVVADEVRNLAGKSANAAKDTSSLVADTIAAVNTGTGIAASTGETLNGVLSETKNMVSAIRRSAEELKEQSEKVTQVTYGIEQISSVVQNNSATAEESAAASEELSGQAEGLRELMSRFRLR; this is encoded by the coding sequence ATGAAGACATCGGGGGATAAGAAACGAAACCTGAAAGCATTACTAGGGACGAAGAAAGTGAAGCCGGAAAAAAACGGAAGTAAGAGTACATTCCTGAAATCATTGAAGATGAAGATGCTGGCATTCATTATCGCAATTATTTTGGGATTGGCTGTGACCAACATGGTAATCAGTATTACAGTCAGTTACAAAGGGATTACAGATGTTGTGAAAAATGATTTGGAATCAACGGGTAAACTTGTGAACAGTCTGGTAGTACAGAACTTAAATCAGATGAAACTAAGCATAGAAGCCAGTTCACAGGGTGGAAGCTTGAAATCCATAAATTCCAGGGTTGTGACGGAATACCTTTCCAACCAGTGTAAGCTTTACGGATACAAAGAACTTGAAGTAATCAGCATGGATGGTACCGTTACCCGCAGCGCAAGCGGACAGAATATCGGTGAGAAATACGAAGTCACTGGTTATCTGGAAAAAGCCTTAAATGGTGAGACCACCATTTCCACCACGGAATATGATAACAACAACGAACTTGTGATCCGCGTTGCGGCTCCTTATGAATATGGAGTTCTTTTGGGAACTTATAATGGCTCCGTTTTAAGTGATCTGATCAGTGACCTCCGGATTGGGGAAAGCGGCAATGCCTTTATTATCGACAATACAGGGACCATGATCGCCAATATATCACCGGATCTGGTTAATAACCGCCAGAACTTTATTGAGCTTTCAAAGTCCGATAAATCCTATGTTTCTGTAGGCCGTATGTTCCAGACCATGTTGGGTGGAAAATCGGGAACTGGTAATTACGAATACAATGGAGACAACCGTTTTTGTTATTACAGCCCGGTAACAGGCAGTGACGGCTGGGCTTTGGGTGTGGCAGCATCGGTTAAGGAAACCACTGTTTCCATCTACTTAGTAGTTTTTGCAATGGGTGTGTTTGCCATTGTATCAATCGTTATCGGTTGTTTCCTGGCATTCTGGTTTGCAGGATCCATTGCAGGTCCGGTATCAGCCATTGCAGCAAGAATGAAGCTCTTTACAGAAGGAGATTTATCCAGCGAAGTTCCGGTTGTAAAGCGCAGGGATGAGATCGGACAGCTTGCCGATGAAATCACCAGTTCCGTACATAGTGTTAAATCCTATATCACTGAAATCGCAGCCGTATTGGAAAATATCGCTTCCGGAGATTTCAGCCGGTCCGTTGGAATGGAATTCCAGGGAGATTTTAAGGTAATACAGCAATCCATTGACATTGCAGAAGACTTACTTTCAAAAACCATGGATACCATCAGTATTTCTTCAGATGAAGTAGCAAAGGGCAGTTCTCAGGTGTCTCAGGGAGCGCAGAATTTAAGCCAGGGTGCTGTAGAGCAGGCAGCTTCTGTAGAAGAGTTATCTTCCTCAGTAAATGAGATATCAAGCAGCCTTATGAGCACGGCTAAGGCTGTGGAAGATGTAAATAAGCAGGCAGGACGGGTAGGAGAAGCCATGGAAAGCGGCAATGCCCAGATGCATGAGATGATGCAGTCCATGGATCAGATCAATAAAAAATCCAAGGAAATTGAGAAGGTTAATAAGCTTATCGAAGACATTGCCTTCCAGACAAACATTCTTGCGCTCAATGCCGCTGTAGAGGCAGCCAGGGCAGGCGAGGCCGGAAAAGGCTTTGCAGTTGTTGCAGATGAGGTCCGCAATCTGGCAGGAAAGAGTGCCAACGCAGCAAAGGATACCTCCAGTCTGGTTGCTGATACCATTGCAGCCGTTAATACGGGAACCGGTATTGCAGCATCTACAGGGGAAACATTAAACGGTGTTCTTTCAGAAACCAAGAATATGGTTTCTGCCATTCGCAGATCCGCAGAGGAACTAAAAGAGCAAAGTGAAAAGGTTACTCAGGTAACTTATGGAATTGAGCAGATTTCTTCCGTAGTTCAGAATAACTCTGCGACTGCAGAGGAAAGTGCTGCGGCCAGCGAGGAACTTTCTGGCCAGGCGGAAGGTTTACGGGAATTAATGAGCAGATTTCGGCTTCGTTAA
- a CDS encoding HIT family protein, producing the protein MYNHEPEGYVCPFCLIVDGVENEHIYTKQNDIIYKDDYVTAFISSCWWKNNKGHVIIIPNKHIENLYDLPSEFSYRIHDLEKEIALALKETYKCDGVSSRQHNEPCGNQDVWHYHLHVFPRYKGDNLYKADRENSKPEERLEYVRKLRDYFIKNNKKKFI; encoded by the coding sequence ATGTATAATCATGAACCCGAAGGGTATGTTTGCCCTTTTTGTCTAATAGTTGATGGAGTGGAAAATGAACATATATATACGAAACAGAACGATATAATATACAAAGATGACTATGTTACTGCATTTATTTCTTCTTGTTGGTGGAAAAATAATAAAGGACATGTCATTATTATTCCTAATAAACATATAGAGAACTTATATGATCTGCCATCTGAATTTTCTTACAGAATACATGATTTAGAAAAAGAAATCGCACTTGCATTAAAAGAAACGTACAAATGTGATGGAGTATCTTCCAGACAGCATAATGAACCTTGTGGAAATCAAGATGTGTGGCATTATCATCTTCATGTATTTCCAAGATATAAGGGTGACAATTTATATAAGGCAGACAGAGAAAACTCAAAGCCAGAAGAACGTTTAGAGTACGTCCGAAAATTAAGAGATTATTTTATCAAGAACAATAAAAAAAAATTTATTTAA
- the uxuA gene encoding mannonate dehydratase yields MKLSFRWYGDDDKVTLQNIRQIPGMYSIVTAVYDVPVGEVWGRESIAHLKEETEKAGLAFEVIESIPVHEDIKLGKPTRDKYIANYCENIRRVAEAGIKCICYNFMPVFDWTRTQLDHVLEDGSTSLVYYQDQVDKVNPLESESDLTLPGWDSSYTRDELKQIVSEYNTMSEDDLWDNLKYFLEAIIPVAAECNVNMAIHEDDPCWSIFGLPRIITCEENLDRFLKLVDDKHNGITLCTGSLGCSNKNDVVKMAAKYAAMGRIHFVHARNVAILEDNQGFEERAHLSSCGSLDMFAILKALHDNGFEGYMRPDHGRMIWGETGRAGYGLYDRALGATYLNGLWEAIEKTSK; encoded by the coding sequence ATGAAATTATCATTCAGATGGTACGGAGACGATGACAAAGTAACCTTACAGAACATCCGCCAGATTCCAGGCATGTATTCCATTGTAACGGCGGTTTATGATGTTCCCGTAGGGGAAGTATGGGGCAGAGAAAGCATTGCCCACTTAAAAGAGGAAACAGAAAAGGCAGGACTTGCCTTTGAAGTGATTGAGAGCATTCCGGTTCATGAGGATATTAAATTAGGAAAGCCAACCAGAGACAAGTATATTGCAAATTATTGCGAGAACATCAGGCGGGTGGCGGAAGCAGGGATCAAGTGCATCTGCTATAACTTCATGCCGGTATTTGACTGGACCAGGACCCAGCTGGATCATGTGCTGGAGGATGGCTCTACCTCTCTGGTTTATTATCAGGATCAGGTAGACAAAGTGAATCCTCTGGAAAGCGAAAGCGACTTAACCCTTCCAGGCTGGGATTCCAGCTACACAAGAGATGAGCTTAAGCAGATTGTAAGCGAGTACAATACCATGTCAGAGGATGACCTTTGGGATAATTTAAAATATTTCTTAGAGGCGATTATTCCTGTTGCAGCAGAATGTAACGTGAATATGGCGATCCATGAGGATGACCCATGCTGGAGCATCTTTGGACTTCCAAGAATCATTACCTGCGAGGAGAACTTAGACCGTTTCTTAAAGCTTGTGGATGATAAGCACAATGGTATCACTCTCTGTACCGGTTCTTTAGGCTGTTCCAATAAAAATGACGTAGTAAAGATGGCTGCCAAATATGCAGCTATGGGACGTATTCACTTTGTCCATGCAAGAAATGTGGCGATTCTGGAAGATAACCAGGGCTTTGAAGAGCGTGCTCATTTATCATCATGCGGTTCCCTGGACATGTTTGCCATCTTAAAAGCTCTTCATGACAATGGTTTTGAAGGTTATATGCGTCCGGACCATGGCCGTATGATCTGGGGCGAAACAGGCAGAGCCGGTTACGGACTTTATGACCGGGCACTTGGCGCAACCTATTTAAACGGTCTTTGGGAAGCGATTGAAAAAACGAGCAAATAG
- a CDS encoding branched-chain amino acid transporter permease, producing MNDNIAVYSLIALVMVLATVITRFLPFLLFPAGKETPKYILYLGRTLPYATIGLLVVYCLRGLQFLSYPHGLPELISICTITGLHLWKGNSLLSIGAGTILYMALIQGVFR from the coding sequence TTGAACGATAATATAGCAGTTTACAGCCTGATCGCATTAGTCATGGTACTTGCTACTGTGATCACCCGTTTTCTTCCCTTTCTTTTGTTTCCGGCAGGGAAAGAGACCCCCAAATACATTCTCTATCTGGGGCGGACTCTTCCATATGCCACCATTGGTCTCTTGGTGGTCTACTGTTTAAGAGGGCTTCAATTTCTTTCTTATCCTCATGGACTGCCAGAACTTATCTCCATTTGCACCATTACAGGGCTTCATTTATGGAAGGGAAATTCCCTGTTAAGCATTGGTGCAGGAACGATTCTTTATATGGCACTCATTCAGGGTGTATTCCGCTAA
- a CDS encoding radical SAM protein, which produces MNLDHIYESCSLCPRNCRVNRHISTGFCGCGDTIKAARAALHHWEEPCISGSRGSGTVFFTGCTLGCCFCQNYTLSQENFGKEITSKELAQIFLRLQEEGAHNINLVTATQYLPSVLKALDLTKPKLSIPVVYNCGGYESEDIIKTLTSYIDVWLPDLKYFSSELSSRYSKASDYFDAASKAVKQMIRQTGAPRFNSDGTLMKKGVIIRHMVLPGAYKDSIRLLHWMKDELPEGMYYISLLSQYTPFYRSESFPEINRRITSYEYGKVVDEAIRLGLVQGFMQEKSSAKEEYTPPFDLEGIF; this is translated from the coding sequence ATGAACCTTGACCATATCTATGAATCCTGCAGCCTCTGTCCCAGGAACTGCAGGGTAAACCGCCATATAAGTACCGGTTTCTGCGGTTGCGGCGATACCATAAAAGCAGCCCGGGCCGCACTCCACCACTGGGAGGAGCCCTGCATCAGCGGAAGCCGGGGAAGCGGTACCGTATTTTTTACCGGCTGTACCCTGGGCTGCTGCTTTTGTCAGAATTATACCCTCAGCCAGGAGAATTTCGGAAAGGAAATTACAAGTAAAGAACTTGCCCAGATTTTCTTAAGGCTTCAGGAGGAAGGCGCCCACAACATTAATCTGGTCACAGCCACCCAGTATCTCCCCTCGGTTTTAAAGGCCCTGGATCTTACAAAACCAAAGCTTTCTATTCCTGTGGTTTATAACTGCGGTGGATATGAATCAGAAGATATCATAAAAACGCTTACCTCATACATTGATGTGTGGCTTCCTGATTTAAAATATTTCAGTTCTGAACTTTCCTCACGCTACAGCAAAGCTTCTGATTATTTTGATGCGGCTTCAAAGGCTGTAAAACAGATGATTCGCCAGACCGGGGCTCCCCGTTTTAATTCCGATGGGACCCTTATGAAAAAGGGGGTCATCATACGCCATATGGTGCTTCCGGGCGCTTACAAAGATTCTATCCGTCTGCTTCACTGGATGAAGGATGAACTGCCGGAGGGAATGTATTACATCAGTCTTTTGAGCCAGTATACCCCATTCTATCGGAGCGAAAGTTTTCCGGAAATTAACCGGAGAATTACTTCTTATGAATACGGAAAAGTGGTGGATGAAGCCATCAGACTTGGGTTGGTTCAGGGATTTATGCAGGAAAAAAGCAGTGCAAAAGAAGAATACACGCCGCCCTTTGATTTGGAAGGGATCTTTTAA
- a CDS encoding LytR/AlgR family response regulator transcription factor translates to MRIAIFTNEEQMPELIKACPCRQNNRLQIDYFSIKEGRLSTLERALYDMIVISPKGNITLYQAKYSVFFNGQYCILDITDILYLESYYRKTSVVAGSGRMRIRARLDEEEEKLPKDRFVRINRHNIINMQYVRSVKGEAVEMQNGEVLYVNGGRRKKFEKSYRDFLKDHSMIF, encoded by the coding sequence ATGAGAATTGCCATTTTTACAAATGAAGAACAAATGCCGGAATTAATAAAGGCCTGTCCGTGCAGGCAGAACAACCGCTTACAGATTGATTATTTTTCTATAAAGGAAGGACGTCTTTCTACGTTGGAACGTGCCTTATATGATATGATTGTAATTAGTCCAAAAGGGAATATAACCTTATACCAGGCAAAATATTCTGTGTTCTTTAACGGCCAGTACTGCATTCTTGATATCACGGATATTCTTTATCTGGAATCCTATTACCGGAAAACAAGCGTGGTGGCAGGCAGCGGCAGGATGCGGATCCGGGCAAGGCTAGATGAAGAGGAAGAAAAGCTTCCAAAAGACCGGTTTGTCAGAATCAACAGGCATAACATTATCAATATGCAATATGTAAGGAGTGTAAAAGGAGAAGCAGTTGAGATGCAGAACGGAGAGGTTCTGTATGTAAATGGCGGGAGAAGAAAAAAGTTTGAAAAGAGTTACAGGGATTTTCTAAAGGATCATAGTATGATATTTTAA